Proteins encoded in a region of the Moritella marina ATCC 15381 genome:
- a CDS encoding tetratricopeptide repeat protein, producing MILRFFYFLATLLFSSTVVASLFDQLTLPNELQRSQQVQYSQPYQCIQIIDEFLQAQKKDTVSEVSRVSHIREKSITPSDLVLIKQQKALCYFYANNTGQAVVTLDKMLAKKTHNEPLHLRQQTLLIKSHILAQSTTLPNFQLAQETIDLVLSSIDNNTYNPTANGYFTLKIIAGEIALKLNDYQESMTLFREAQKYAAKTPLTNNAAWAAYAIGYNYQQQNKLTLAINFYNKAQQKLLDNKDTLNGLLTKKMSQAYIAEDNFKLAISFANQSAQYYQNLGNKLQLSDSLLALASMHRKIKEYNLSLVYYFNALDLLKVFDEKNRLNTVYFEVGKTYLQMGNFSLAEQYLLNAEQLFFNNGQNSLLLESLVHLANLAIQQQHYDKALARLNKALAIAGQLNNSKNFETVYLYLATAYEETDQYAKALDSYKQFVRYNKQSNFDAKKAVPVSNQHKENNEIKSQKIDQLQAQVTKLKQAKHNLIINVFLLASIVLIVLYLYYVNSQKMKLQREEVEQLEDNYNLHQNTGLNNINSLKQYIPTPLQEARFYSDWEYSDKQNSVHSCAIINLDFLQALRQKHSLSLVNKIETELGAYLLLQLNDSERLFQLNDSQLLLVRKVNKNYDPAVIANYILDWFEQFDCQLNFSKDISIGMVSHPFLFKYPTAIDSKKLLNIATLALSGATQLSQKNKQNSWVQLSALTYTQPAFFHGDVWNRSKQAIEKGLVKVTSSADKNDINWL from the coding sequence ATGATTTTACGTTTTTTTTATTTTCTTGCGACACTTCTATTTAGCAGCACCGTAGTAGCCAGCTTATTTGACCAGCTGACATTGCCTAATGAGCTACAACGCAGCCAACAAGTACAATACAGCCAACCTTATCAATGTATTCAAATTATTGATGAATTCTTGCAAGCACAAAAAAAAGACACCGTAAGCGAAGTTTCACGTGTTAGCCACATCCGAGAAAAATCGATCACACCATCCGATCTGGTACTCATTAAGCAGCAAAAAGCCCTGTGTTATTTCTACGCCAATAATACCGGTCAAGCCGTCGTAACACTTGATAAGATGCTGGCAAAAAAGACCCATAATGAACCGCTACACTTACGACAACAAACTCTGCTAATTAAAAGCCACATTTTAGCGCAATCTACAACCTTGCCTAATTTTCAACTGGCACAAGAAACCATTGATCTAGTGCTCAGTAGTATTGATAATAATACCTATAACCCAACAGCCAATGGCTATTTCACCCTCAAAATTATCGCTGGTGAGATCGCGCTAAAATTAAACGACTATCAAGAATCAATGACGTTGTTTCGCGAAGCGCAAAAGTACGCAGCCAAAACACCACTCACCAATAATGCCGCTTGGGCAGCTTATGCTATTGGCTATAATTACCAACAACAAAATAAACTCACGTTGGCGATTAATTTTTACAATAAAGCCCAACAAAAATTACTGGACAATAAAGATACCCTCAACGGCCTACTCACTAAAAAAATGAGTCAGGCATATATTGCCGAAGATAATTTTAAATTGGCTATCAGCTTTGCTAATCAATCTGCGCAATACTACCAAAACCTCGGTAACAAACTGCAACTATCGGATTCTTTGTTAGCCCTTGCTAGCATGCACCGTAAGATAAAAGAATATAATTTATCCTTAGTTTATTACTTTAACGCCTTAGACTTATTGAAAGTGTTTGATGAAAAAAACAGATTAAATACCGTTTACTTCGAAGTAGGCAAGACCTATTTGCAAATGGGTAACTTTAGCTTAGCAGAGCAATATTTACTTAACGCTGAACAACTTTTTTTCAACAATGGTCAAAATAGTTTGTTGCTTGAATCACTTGTACATTTAGCCAATTTAGCCATCCAACAACAGCATTACGACAAAGCATTAGCGCGACTAAATAAAGCCCTGGCGATTGCGGGTCAGCTCAATAACAGTAAAAACTTTGAAACAGTCTATCTGTATCTTGCAACAGCGTATGAAGAAACTGATCAATATGCAAAAGCGCTTGATAGCTATAAGCAATTCGTACGTTACAATAAACAGTCTAACTTTGACGCAAAAAAAGCAGTGCCCGTTTCAAATCAACACAAAGAAAATAATGAAATAAAATCACAAAAAATAGATCAACTACAAGCGCAAGTAACCAAGCTTAAACAAGCAAAGCATAACTTGATTATCAATGTGTTCTTATTGGCTTCGATTGTGTTAATTGTGTTGTACTTGTACTACGTTAATAGTCAGAAAATGAAGTTACAGCGCGAAGAGGTAGAACAGCTCGAAGATAACTACAACCTCCATCAAAATACCGGTTTGAATAACATCAACAGTCTCAAGCAGTATATTCCAACGCCCTTACAAGAGGCTCGATTTTACTCGGATTGGGAATATTCCGATAAACAAAATAGTGTCCATAGCTGTGCTATTATCAACCTGGATTTTTTACAAGCTTTACGTCAGAAACATAGCCTTTCCTTGGTCAATAAGATCGAAACCGAGTTAGGTGCTTATTTACTACTTCAACTAAATGATTCTGAACGTTTATTTCAATTAAATGACTCACAATTACTATTAGTTCGAAAAGTAAATAAAAACTATGATCCAGCAGTCATTGCGAACTATATTTTAGATTGGTTTGAGCAGTTTGATTGCCAACTTAACTTCAGTAAAGATATCTCGATAGGCATGGTTTCTCACCCATTCTTATTTAAGTATCCGACGGCGATAGATAGTAAAAAACTATTAAATATTGCGACCTTAGCATTATCTGGTGCCACTCAACTAAGTCAAAAAAACAAACAAAATAGCTGGGTTCAGTTAAGTGCATTAACCTATACACAACCGGCATTTTTCCATGGTGATGTTTGGAATCGCTCTAAACAGGCAATTGAAAAAGGTTTAGTTAAAGTCACTTCATCAGCCGACAAGAATGATATTAATTGGTTGTAA
- the queF gene encoding NADPH-dependent 7-cyano-7-deazaguanine reductase QueF (Catalyzes the NADPH-dependent reduction of 7-cyano-7-deazaguanine (preQ0) to 7-aminomethyl-7-deazaguanine (preQ1) in queuosine biosynthesis), which translates to MTPANRYQDSTALDKLNLGQKTEYISQYQPSLLQPVPRQLNRDDLALSDQLPFTGCDLWNLYELSWLNSKGKPIVAVAEVKVCATSVNLIESKSFKLYLNSFNQTRFTSTQEVTETLQRDLASCAEGAVTVEMFDDLDTAPSQITKISGTCIDHLDIDVDGYEFNAALLQGAADNSEQVDEIIYSHLLKSNCLVTNQPDWGSVYIAYQGNKIDQEALLRYLISFRQHNEFHEQCVERIFTDIMHFCKPEQLTVYARYTRRGGLDINPFRTNCDANIENIRLIRQ; encoded by the coding sequence ATGACACCAGCAAACCGTTACCAAGATTCAACCGCTCTCGATAAACTCAACCTAGGGCAAAAAACAGAATATATCTCTCAATACCAACCTAGCTTGTTACAACCAGTACCAAGACAATTAAATCGAGATGATCTGGCACTATCAGACCAATTACCCTTCACGGGCTGTGATCTATGGAACTTATATGAGCTGTCTTGGTTAAATAGCAAAGGTAAACCGATTGTCGCTGTTGCTGAAGTAAAGGTGTGTGCGACATCAGTTAACTTAATTGAATCGAAGTCATTCAAACTGTACTTAAACAGCTTCAATCAAACCCGCTTCACCTCGACACAAGAGGTGACTGAAACGCTGCAACGCGATTTAGCGAGCTGCGCAGAAGGAGCCGTTACAGTCGAGATGTTCGATGACTTGGACACGGCGCCAAGCCAAATTACCAAGATTAGCGGCACTTGCATTGACCACCTTGATATTGACGTCGATGGGTATGAATTTAATGCCGCACTATTACAAGGCGCTGCAGATAACAGCGAGCAAGTTGATGAGATCATTTACAGCCACTTGCTTAAATCAAACTGTCTGGTCACCAACCAGCCAGATTGGGGCAGCGTTTATATTGCTTACCAAGGTAACAAAATCGACCAAGAAGCATTATTACGCTATTTAATCTCATTCCGTCAGCATAATGAATTTCATGAGCAATGCGTTGAACGTATTTTCACCGATATAATGCACTTCTGTAAGCCAGAGCAATTAACTGTTTATGCACGCTACACCCGCAGAGGTGGCTTGGATATCAATCCATTCAGAACCAATTGTGATGCTAACATAGAGAATATTCGCTTAATCCGCCAATAA
- the syd gene encoding SecY-interacting protein, producing the protein MTAAVTDALIAFYARCEQLWHTQDYLPQQAFDPEWDSPCFIAEANQPQLLPGHKAWLPIKRDEITSFSNIESALSIELEPQISTFFGAYFSDHMPASFNDEIIELVQVWSEDDSKRLQENIIAHLMMKKTLKQSPTLFIASCADDMQIIALDNVSGEVVREVLGKGIAEVLAPDLATFINQLTPVLLEH; encoded by the coding sequence ATGACTGCAGCTGTAACCGATGCGTTAATTGCTTTTTATGCGCGCTGTGAACAACTTTGGCACACACAAGATTATTTACCACAGCAAGCGTTTGATCCTGAGTGGGATTCACCTTGTTTTATTGCCGAGGCGAATCAACCACAACTGCTTCCTGGACACAAAGCCTGGTTGCCGATTAAACGCGATGAAATCACTTCTTTTAGTAATATTGAATCGGCGTTAAGTATTGAACTTGAACCTCAAATATCCACTTTTTTCGGCGCTTATTTTAGTGACCATATGCCTGCGAGCTTTAATGATGAGATCATTGAATTGGTACAAGTATGGAGTGAGGATGACTCAAAGCGCTTGCAAGAAAATATCATTGCCCATTTGATGATGAAAAAAACACTGAAACAATCACCAACCTTGTTCATTGCTAGCTGCGCTGATGATATGCAGATCATTGCACTGGATAATGTCAGTGGTGAAGTGGTGCGTGAAGTCTTAGGTAAAGGTATTGCGGAAGTGTTGGCGCCAGATCTGGCTACATTTATTAACCAGTTAACACCGGTGTTACTCGAGCACTAG
- a CDS encoding Zn-ribbon-containing protein has product MFTAELTFECYQDTTINAVDGAITQLIDALRYNGQILGREFPTSMDDGVFITRVVCPEEESLHPRHHSCIVEKRLQALSDAGLLAPKVRLTGMDLHSDNTDPCQQPEWQVLYTHYLSTCSPLRCGEHLAPIPLYKLPTPAVGDHQDLLRWQVDWSSTDELQMHGTTLKQACSDTLTDLTSPLNNTGWQLAKEIEHKSQVPTYYYLYHLADSAEHDQKARPCPNCGGDWQLAESLHGIFDFKCEPCRLLSNSPW; this is encoded by the coding sequence TTGTTTACTGCAGAACTGACTTTTGAATGCTACCAAGACACGACAATCAATGCTGTCGATGGTGCGATCACCCAACTTATTGATGCCTTACGTTACAACGGCCAAATATTAGGTCGTGAATTCCCAACCAGTATGGATGATGGGGTCTTTATTACCCGTGTTGTTTGTCCCGAAGAAGAAAGCTTACACCCGAGACATCATTCCTGCATTGTTGAAAAACGCTTACAAGCCTTAAGTGACGCGGGATTGCTCGCGCCTAAGGTCCGTCTAACAGGCATGGATTTACACTCAGACAATACCGACCCTTGTCAGCAACCAGAATGGCAAGTTTTATATACCCATTATCTTAGCACTTGCTCACCACTGCGTTGCGGTGAACATCTAGCCCCAATCCCACTGTATAAATTACCCACTCCAGCAGTTGGCGATCATCAAGATTTATTACGCTGGCAAGTCGATTGGAGTTCAACAGATGAATTACAAATGCATGGCACCACACTAAAGCAAGCATGTAGTGACACATTAACGGACCTAACCAGCCCGCTGAATAATACCGGCTGGCAGTTAGCAAAAGAGATTGAACATAAAAGCCAGGTACCCACTTATTACTACTTGTATCATTTAGCTGATTCAGCTGAACATGACCAGAAAGCACGCCCTTGTCCAAATTGTGGTGGTGACTGGCAATTAGCCGAATCACTACACGGTATCTTTGATTTTAAATGCGAACCTTGTCGTTTATTATCAAATTCACCTTGGTAG
- a CDS encoding DUF2789 domain-containing protein — MMLLATQTLATLFAQLGLENDELSIKRFIHQHKIEASVLLFEAPFWNKSQALFLKESIYEDADWAEVIDHLDTMLR; from the coding sequence ATGATGCTTTTAGCCACGCAAACCTTAGCAACGTTATTTGCGCAACTTGGGTTAGAAAATGATGAATTAAGCATAAAACGCTTTATCCATCAGCATAAAATCGAAGCCAGCGTATTATTATTTGAAGCGCCGTTTTGGAACAAATCCCAAGCGCTGTTTCTCAAAGAATCGATTTACGAAGATGCCGACTGGGCAGAAGTCATAGATCATCTTGATACCATGTTACGTTAG
- a CDS encoding DUF3301 domain-containing protein, whose protein sequence is MGSLLAIVVGFIGIVIFSHLRKQAELANALIKQYCQQQQLQWLSTAQAGISWLPHKGSLFRYKFNFEFSSNGENAYQACLVMAGPTVLEFIVPPYAID, encoded by the coding sequence ATGGGAAGTTTGTTAGCCATCGTCGTTGGGTTCATCGGGATTGTGATCTTTTCACACCTGCGTAAACAAGCTGAACTAGCCAATGCATTAATCAAACAATACTGCCAACAGCAACAACTACAATGGTTATCAACGGCTCAGGCTGGTATTAGTTGGTTACCACACAAAGGCAGTTTGTTTCGCTATAAGTTTAATTTTGAATTTAGCAGCAATGGTGAAAATGCCTACCAAGCTTGCCTCGTGATGGCTGGACCGACAGTATTAGAGTTTATCGTTCCACCTTATGCAATAGATTAA
- a CDS encoding DUF3549 family protein yields MANMHTLNTLSEFLLQAKTQFRVYDMGRKISKISTDDFMQFESAQRPYPAPLQRHAQFAITFWNKNENNQHYLWFLKFPLDEQGLLIQGTRNVFLNMVVESLGLMLEKTPSEEQQEHLATNPYVFKPSTDKVAMLNAIINRDFIRPESKYYPTAHNYFANKLGFGQWQEVGVQGICDIAARLNRDNNAQHLAAALPALPTEPLYSLCLALEHEALPTVLSEALAALINQEIAQENPDDVRLSMLFRAFSSAPAQGLRTDLYPALFKHNDISQTIVALAGRCWHDLNDEVLLLAFFEAAVQQQQGEELFIYLFSDLVAIPALRNKVLAMLRNPNRTNTLGRAIGLLFRQQRG; encoded by the coding sequence ATGGCAAATATGCATACCCTCAACACGCTATCGGAATTTCTGTTACAAGCAAAGACTCAATTTCGCGTGTATGACATGGGCCGTAAGATCAGCAAAATTTCAACCGACGACTTTATGCAATTTGAATCAGCCCAACGACCTTACCCGGCCCCACTGCAACGCCATGCTCAATTTGCGATCACCTTCTGGAACAAAAATGAGAATAACCAACACTATCTTTGGTTTCTTAAATTTCCCCTAGATGAACAAGGCCTACTGATCCAAGGTACCCGTAATGTATTTCTTAACATGGTGGTTGAATCACTGGGGCTAATGTTAGAGAAAACACCGAGTGAAGAACAACAAGAACACTTGGCAACAAATCCATATGTGTTTAAACCAAGCACTGACAAAGTCGCCATGCTCAATGCTATTATCAACCGTGACTTTATTCGCCCCGAAAGCAAATATTACCCAACCGCACACAACTACTTCGCCAACAAACTCGGTTTTGGGCAATGGCAAGAAGTCGGTGTACAAGGTATTTGCGACATTGCCGCACGCCTAAATCGTGATAACAATGCCCAGCACCTGGCAGCCGCCTTGCCCGCATTACCAACAGAACCGCTGTATTCACTTTGCCTTGCCCTTGAGCATGAAGCACTACCAACGGTATTAAGTGAAGCGTTAGCGGCATTAATAAACCAAGAAATAGCCCAAGAAAATCCCGATGATGTACGTCTATCTATGCTGTTCCGTGCCTTTTCAAGCGCACCAGCACAGGGGTTACGCACAGATCTTTACCCTGCACTGTTTAAGCACAATGACATTAGCCAAACGATTGTGGCATTAGCAGGTCGCTGCTGGCATGATCTGAATGATGAAGTGCTATTATTAGCTTTCTTTGAAGCCGCGGTACAGCAACAACAAGGTGAAGAGTTATTTATTTATCTGTTCTCAGATCTAGTTGCTATCCCTGCACTGCGTAATAAAGTATTAGCGATGTTACGTAACCCAAACCGCACCAATACGCTGGGTCGTGCGATTGGTCTACTGTTTCGCCAGCAACGTGGCTAA
- a CDS encoding YqcC family protein yields the protein MTIYLQAQQLLTAIEAELQNTALWNNVKPSADALASTAPFCIDTMPFTDWLQFIFLDKMTQLVVMQVPLPANMGIHPMAEEAFKAVTADTRELLALILSFDLLLNKKN from the coding sequence ATGACGATTTATTTGCAGGCCCAGCAGTTACTGACTGCGATTGAAGCTGAATTGCAAAACACGGCATTGTGGAATAATGTAAAACCAAGTGCTGACGCGTTAGCGAGTACTGCGCCATTTTGCATTGATACTATGCCCTTTACTGATTGGTTACAGTTTATCTTTTTAGATAAAATGACTCAGCTGGTGGTCATGCAAGTGCCGCTACCTGCGAACATGGGAATACACCCGATGGCAGAAGAAGCTTTTAAAGCAGTAACAGCGGATACGCGTGAGTTATTAGCCCTGATCTTATCGTTTGATCTGCTGTTAAATAAAAAGAATTAG
- the truC gene encoding tRNA pseudouridine(65) synthase TruC, protein MLDILYQDEYLVAIDKPAGLLVHRSWLDSHETQFAMQMVRDQIGQHVFPVHRLDRPTSGVLLFALSSEIARQMSEIFQAHALTKRYLAVVRGWINEAGTLDYALKVELDKIADKQATQDKEAQEAVTHYRPLHQVEIPYAVSKNHPTSRYCLMELEPQTGRKHQLRRHMKHMFHPIVGDTSHGDGRHNVFYREHFELSRLLLIAKSLSFIHPVTAQPVHIEANIGDEVLALFEQFGWPAQESDYRPNV, encoded by the coding sequence ATGTTAGATATTTTATATCAAGATGAATACTTGGTGGCGATTGATAAACCGGCTGGTTTGTTGGTGCACCGTAGTTGGTTAGACAGCCATGAAACTCAGTTTGCGATGCAAATGGTGCGCGATCAGATTGGTCAGCATGTTTTTCCTGTGCACCGCTTGGATCGTCCGACATCTGGGGTATTGTTATTTGCGTTATCAAGCGAAATAGCAAGGCAGATGAGCGAAATCTTTCAAGCGCACGCGCTAACTAAGCGTTACCTTGCCGTGGTGCGCGGTTGGATTAATGAAGCGGGCACACTTGATTACGCGCTTAAGGTTGAGTTAGATAAAATTGCGGATAAACAAGCTACGCAGGATAAAGAAGCCCAAGAAGCGGTTACCCATTATCGCCCTTTGCATCAGGTTGAAATTCCCTACGCGGTGAGTAAAAATCACCCGACAAGCCGTTATTGTTTGATGGAACTGGAACCACAAACCGGTCGTAAACATCAATTACGTCGTCACATGAAACATATGTTCCACCCGATCGTGGGTGATACTAGCCATGGTGACGGACGCCATAATGTGTTTTACCGTGAGCATTTTGAATTGTCGCGCTTGTTGCTTATTGCCAAATCCTTATCTTTTATTCATCCGGTAACGGCGCAGCCTGTACATATTGAAGCTAATATTGGTGACGAAGTATTAGCTTTATTTGAGCAATTTGGCTGGCCCGCACAAGAAAGTGACTACCGACCAAACGTGTAG
- the ptsG gene encoding PTS glucose transporter subunit IIBC, protein MSNAFANLQKVGKSLMLPVSVLPVAGILLGVGAAKFSWMPEILSSIMEQAGGSVFGQMALLFAIGVALGFTKNDGVAGLAAIVGYGIMTATLGVMAGVMGVESIDTGVLGGILVGGLAGWVFNRFYTIRLPEYLGFFAGKRAVPIITGFAAIALGLILSVVWPPVGGAISAFSDWAAYQNPAMAFGIYGVVERALIPFGLHHIWNVPFFFEAGAYCKAVDGSAITAATEAVCTAANGEWFTGEISRYVAGDPTAGNMAGGYMFKMFGLPAAAIAIAHAAKPENRAKVMGIMASAALTSFLTGITEPIEFAFLFVAPVLYVIHALLAGSAFVVMILLGIKHGTTFSHGFIDFTVLFSQSTNGIWLPVVGLVYAAIYYTVFRVVIKMLDLKTPGREDESEEVAAAPVSTDAMAAELVAAFGGKDNITNLDACITRLRVSVNSIDDVDQDKLKALGARAVVVVGSGIQAIFGTKSDNLRTDMEQYINTL, encoded by the coding sequence ATGAGTAACGCGTTTGCAAATCTACAGAAAGTAGGTAAGTCGTTAATGTTACCAGTATCGGTATTACCGGTTGCGGGTATTTTATTAGGTGTTGGTGCAGCCAAGTTTAGCTGGATGCCTGAAATCTTGTCTAGCATCATGGAACAAGCTGGTGGTTCTGTATTTGGCCAAATGGCGTTGCTATTCGCTATTGGTGTTGCACTTGGTTTTACTAAAAATGACGGTGTAGCGGGTCTTGCTGCTATTGTTGGTTACGGTATTATGACGGCAACGCTAGGTGTTATGGCTGGCGTGATGGGCGTTGAAAGTATCGATACTGGTGTACTTGGTGGTATCCTTGTTGGTGGTTTAGCTGGTTGGGTATTTAACCGCTTCTACACAATTAGACTGCCTGAATACCTAGGTTTCTTTGCCGGTAAACGTGCAGTGCCAATTATTACTGGTTTTGCAGCTATCGCTCTAGGTCTTATCCTTTCTGTTGTATGGCCCCCTGTTGGTGGCGCAATCTCTGCATTCTCTGACTGGGCTGCTTATCAAAATCCTGCTATGGCATTTGGTATCTATGGTGTTGTTGAGCGTGCACTTATTCCATTTGGTTTACACCATATCTGGAATGTACCTTTCTTCTTTGAAGCGGGTGCTTACTGTAAAGCGGTTGATGGTAGTGCTATCACAGCTGCAACTGAAGCGGTATGTACTGCTGCAAATGGCGAATGGTTTACGGGTGAAATCTCACGTTATGTAGCTGGCGACCCGACTGCCGGAAACATGGCTGGTGGTTACATGTTCAAAATGTTTGGTCTACCTGCTGCTGCTATCGCCATTGCACACGCTGCTAAACCTGAAAACCGCGCTAAAGTAATGGGTATCATGGCATCAGCTGCGTTAACTTCATTCCTAACGGGTATTACTGAACCAATTGAATTTGCATTCCTATTCGTTGCACCAGTACTTTATGTTATCCACGCTTTATTAGCGGGTTCTGCTTTCGTAGTGATGATTCTACTAGGCATTAAACACGGTACTACGTTCTCACACGGTTTCATTGATTTCACTGTATTGTTCAGCCAATCAACGAACGGTATTTGGTTACCAGTTGTCGGTCTTGTTTACGCTGCAATCTACTACACAGTATTCCGCGTAGTGATTAAGATGCTAGACCTTAAAACACCGGGTCGTGAAGATGAATCTGAAGAAGTTGCTGCTGCACCAGTATCAACTGACGCAATGGCGGCTGAATTAGTTGCTGCATTCGGTGGTAAAGACAACATTACTAACTTAGACGCTTGTATCACTCGTCTACGTGTAAGTGTTAATTCTATCGATGATGTTGACCAAGATAAACTGAAAGCACTCGGCGCTCGTGCTGTCGTAGTTGTTGGCTCAGGTATCCAAGCAATCTTTGGTACTAAATCTGATAACCTACGTACTGATATGGAACAATACATTAATACCCTATAA